The following are encoded together in the Lepidochelys kempii isolate rLepKem1 chromosome 7, rLepKem1.hap2, whole genome shotgun sequence genome:
- the LOC140915294 gene encoding actin, cytoplasmic-like yields MSQRKKPKSHGSASHGSSARDLTSEKYKDYCAVVIDTGTGYTKSGLAGDEKPRSVLPSCVGVPKIRTKNSPLYYIGESIPRRSSEVITNMVMTHGVVTDWDALEMLWHHIFYTELSVCPEELAVLVTDAPLSPTTNREKMAELLFESFEVPAMLVAYQSLLSVYSYGRINGLVIGSGYGTSYTAPVYDGYILPHATYRLDVAGSRLTHYLAKLMGECGNPFQEEELELVCKIKEQCCYIPEDFQAELNGDEKKYLMDFTLPDNQVISIGSERFRCPEALFTPSVLGFPEVGIHIHAMNSIRKCKPERQAELLANMLLAGGTTMLRGFSERIKKELLRMETVGKGQVGILASPHRSYSAWLGGSIMASLNAFQNVWISRLAYNEKGPFVVHRHCF; encoded by the coding sequence ATGAGCCAGCGGAAGAAGCCTAAGAGTCACGGTTCTGCCAGCCATGGGTCTAGCGCCAGAGACCTCACCTCAGAGAAATACAAGGACTACTGTGCTGTGGTAATAGATACTGGCACCGGCTACACCAAGagtgggctggctggggacgagaaACCACGGTCCGTCCTTCCGAGCTGTGTAGGGGTTCCCAAGATCAGGACCAAGAACAGCCCCCTTTATTATATTGGGGAAAGCATCCCACGCAGGAGCTCGGAGGTGATCACGAACATGGTGATGACCCATGGTGTGGTGACTGACTGGGATGCCCTGGAGATGCTATGGCACCACATCTTCTACACAGAGCTCAGTGTGTGCCCTGAGGAGCTGGCCGTGCTGGTCACAgatgcccccctctccccaaccACCAACCGGGAGAAGATGGCTGAGTTGCTGTTCGAGAGCTTTGAGGTGCCGGCGATGCTTGTGGCCTACCAGTCCCTGCTCTCGGTATATTCCTACGGGCGTATCAATGGGCTAGTGATCGGCTCTGGCTACGGGACCTCATACACTGCCCCTGTCTACGACGGCTACATCCTACCCCATGCCACCTACCGCCTGGACGTAGCAGGCAGCAGGCTGACGCATTACCTAGCCAAGCTGATGGGGGAGTGCGGGAACCCCTtccaggaggaggagctggagctggtGTGCAAGATCAAGGAGCAGTGCTGCTACATCCCTGAGGACTTCCAGGCTGAACTGAATGGGGATGAAAAGAAATACCTCATGGACTTCACCCTTCCCGACAATCAGGTCATCTCCATCGGCAGCGAGCGCTTCCGCTGCCCTGAGGCGCTTTTTACCCCCTCCGTCTTGGGCTTCCCTGAGGTAGGCATTCACATCCATGCCATGAATAGCATCAGGAAGTGCAAGCCGGAGCGCCAGGCAGAGCTACTGGCCAACATGCTGCTGGCTGGGGGAACCACCATGCTCCGCGGCTTCTCCGAGAGGATCAAGAAGGAGCTGCTCAGGATGGAGACGGTGGGCAAGGGGCAAGTGGGCATCCTGGCTTCCCCCCACCGCAGCTATTCAGCGTGGCTGGGCGGCTCCATCATGGCGTCACTCAACGCCTTCCAGAACGTCTGGATCAGCCGCCTGGCCTACAATGAGAAAGGACCCTTCGTAGTCCACCGGCACTGCTTCTGA